The DNA region attatattatccaTAGAATATTCAAATTTGAagccaatttaaaaaaaaattagacttgAGCCCAAACTCAGCCCACCAAAAGCCTCTTAtcactatttaaaaaaataaaaatatatatttaaatttcgttataataatacataaatataatataaaattagtttatattattattattatttataaacaataaaaataattcaactaAACTAGACTTCTTCATAAGTTGGGTCACCTATCCAGGCCCACCCGAAATTTGGGAGGATTTGGACAATAATATTAAACCCGAAAAATGGGTTTAAGCAAAAaaattaggcccgtttaaaatatgTGTTAGGCTCAGGCTTAAACATTCAAGGCCCAAGCTCGACCCGAcctattttaagtttataatactttatattatataatttagaacacatttaaaaaataaacttatactagatatataataatactataatgtaaacattaaaataatgttaacatgattatagaaaaattttcaataaataaaaaaattataaaattataaaattataaaataatataatataagtattttttaaaaaattaaaaataatataggcAAGCCTAAAATGGGCTTGAGTTAGTCTTTTTCAAATATGAGcagatttaaataaaattttagacccaaATTTCGAGTCTGGCCAGGTTTAAGCAagtataaagtatattaatataacACTTAAACCCAGCCCATAAGCGCCTCTAAATCAAACCGAGGTTAAAAataggttaaattctgctattaatctttgaatttgttaaagttaaagttatggatttaatccgtgtatcttaatttggttgggtttaatccctatacttttcaaattagTTTCTTTAGTCCTTgcactttttaaaatttgaaattttagtcctaattCAAATAGTAGCAATAAATtcgtttagttaaatttaattactagtaTTATACTATGTgtataattgtagatttagtccACATTCTCCGATTGGCTCATTCTAAGCTAGTatagttttcaaattttgaaattttagtattgacACAAATGACAGTTATTAATCCATTAACTGGATTTGTAGtgtgaataatatatggaaataATAAGCCAATAtggcattacacatatgataatatgttttgtCACATCAAATTTTAGAAGTAACAAAACTGTACTTAGTGGATTTAACAATTAATGATTGGTGATgactaaaattctaaaatatgaaaagtacaaagactaaaaatatcaaattaaaatacagggactaaatccataattttcgtaaaatatagggactaatagcagagtttaaccttaaaaatataaactcaactcaaatttgaaatttctaTCCATCCATTATGTTAGAGAAAATATGAAACCATCAGTTTCTTTTAATATCATATATGAATCCCAGTTTCCATAATCCTTTTAATCATTTCCACCGCATGCACCACCACGAAAGCGGCGGACGCCGGCAAGCTCAACATCATCACCGCCACCATCCCTAAAGCTAAGCTTGGCCGAGTATTCATCAACTGCGATTGTAAAACGCCCAAAACATCACATATAATCGAATCGTAACTCGTGTAATACCGTTTCTCCCACTCCATCCAATCCGCCGGCGGTTCATAGTTCCGCTCTATCATCTTAATCTCGTGTATTCTTTTCCGTAGAACAATCATGTTTTCATCGACGAGTCGCCGTCTTCCTCCACCACCAACGCCGCTGCAGCTCAAGTCATCGTTATCCGATCTTCTCGAAGCGAATATCTTCGGCGTCGTCGTGGAGATCGGTTTTCTGGATCGGTGTTTCGGAAAGCAGgttgttgaggaaagaaaacaggTATTGCAAAGAGATTTTGATCCCATgattttgaattttctttcttctttttttttgtttgtttgttgatGATGATATTTGATAATAGCGTTTATGCTAACAGTGGTTTTATAGTTTGAAAAACGGCGGTGGGAACCACCGATGGGGGCGGCGCGCGAAAGCGTGTTAATTAACAGCGCAGATACAAGTTGGCTGCGCGTTTTTCAAAGTGGATCCCCCAAAACACAACGCTCATCACGTTTTGATAGCGCCATATCGGATATTCTAATTTAGACAATCAAATTTAGACATGTCTCCAaatattaggttttttttataacaaattaggcagtttatttcttttttaaagtttataatattttatagatttaatgataaatttaacgaAAAGTATTTGCATATTTTGTcagaataattttaattatatttttaattttttttacgattaatttttgttctttttttctaatctactttttctaacaaatttaatggaagtattgttaaaaaaattacattaaattaaaaaaataaaataaacgtaattatctaaaaaaattaactcggTAGAAAAACTTCTCAATAAACTAACGTATGAAAAATTAATaccttttgaaagaaaaaaaagattgaaaGCTTGAACTTATACATTAAATCTATTAGAAAATAGAGAAAAACCAAAGGTTgatggtaaaaaaaaaattaaaaatacaattagagtcattttgacaaaatatgcaaaagttcgtagccaaatttatcattaagcttaccttatattatgttatttttatatattatgtaatttataacacataaaaaataaaattagctaatttatataataaagttGATGGtcgaaaatttttgtgtttttaactTTTAAGTTTTCATCATTtgtgtttttattgatttttaaaaaattatgaaattatcatcgtaat from Gossypium hirsutum isolate 1008001.06 chromosome A04, Gossypium_hirsutum_v2.1, whole genome shotgun sequence includes:
- the LOC121228294 gene encoding uncharacterized protein is translated as MGSKSLCNTCFLSSTTCFPKHRSRKPISTTTPKIFASRRSDNDDLSCSGVGGGGRRRLVDENMIVLRKRIHEIKMIERNYEPPADWMEWEKRYYTSYDSIICDVLGVLQSQLMNTRPSLALGMVAVMMLSLPASAAFVVVHAVEMIKRIMETGIHI